In Rattus rattus isolate New Zealand chromosome 3, Rrattus_CSIRO_v1, whole genome shotgun sequence, one genomic interval encodes:
- the Prune1 gene encoding exopolyphosphatase PRUNE1 isoform X2, whose product MEDYLQDCRAALQESRPLHVVLGNEACDLDSMVSALALAFYLTKTSEAEDIFIPVLNIERSELPLRGDNVFFLQEVKIAESALIFRDEIDLLALHQAGQLTLILVDHHMLPKSDAALEEAVAEVLDHRPIEQKYCPPCHVSVELVGSCATLVAERILQGAPETLDRQTAALLHGTIILDCVNMDAKIGKATLKDNEYVEKLEALFPDLPKRKDIFDSLQKAKFDVSGLTTEQMLRKDQKTIYRQGTKVAVSAVYMDLEICGVLEQSTSPALKLTPIPSISAHLQAYLQGNTQVSRKKLLPVLQEALSAYLDSMRTPAGQPEGAVGMSREQADKELDKASNSLIAGLSQDEEDPPLPPTPMNSLVDECPLDQGLPKLSAEAVFEKCSQISLSQSTRACPSNK is encoded by the exons GAGTCCAGGCCTCTACATGTTGTGCTGGGGAATGAAGCCTGCGACTTGGACTCCATGGTGTCTGCCCTTGCCCTGGCCTTCTACCTAACAAAG ACATCTGAAGCAGAGGACATCTTTATACCAGTTTTAAATATAGAGCGCTCTGAGCTTCCTCTCCGAGGGGACAATGTCTTCTTCCTCCAGGAGGTTAAGATCGCAGAGTCAGCACTGATCTTCCGGGATGAGATTGACCTCCTTGCCCTGCACCAGGCTGGCCAGCTCACCCTCATCCTTGTTGACCACCATATGTTACCCAA GAGCGACGCAGCCCTGGAGGAGGCAGTAGCCGAGGTGCTGGACCACCGACCAATCGAGCAGAAATACTGTCCTCCCTGTCACGTTTCAGTTGAGCTGGTGGGGTCCTGTGCCACCCTGGTGGCTGAGAGAATCCTGCAGGGGGCACCAGAGACCTTGGACAGACAAACTGCAGCCCTTCTGCATG GAACCATCATCCTGGACTGTGTCAACATGGATGCCAAAATTGGAAAGGCAACCCTAAAGGACAACGAATATGTGGAAAAACTGGAGGCCCTTTTCCCAGATCTGCCCAAAAGAAAGGACATCTTTGATTCTCTGCAGAAGGCCAAGTTTGATGTCTCAG GATTGACCACTGAGCAGATGCTCAGAAAGGACCAGAAGACCATCTACAGACAAGGTACCAAGGTGGCAGTCAGTGCAGTCTACATGGATTTGGAG ATCTGTGGAGTCCTGGAACagtccacctccccagccctgaagcTGACACCCATCCCGAGCATCTCTGCTCACCTCCAGGCCTATCTTCAAGGCAACACCCAGGTCTCTCGAAAGAAGCTGCTGCCTGTGCTGCAGGAAGCGCTCTCTGCATATCTCGACTCCATGAGGACGCCTGCAGGGCAGCCGGAGGGCGCAGTGGGTATGTCTAGGGAGCAGGCTGACAAGGAGTTGGACAAGGCGAGTAACTCCCTGATCGCTGGACTGAGTCAAGATGAAGAAGACCCTCCTCTGCCGCCCACGCCCATGAACAGCTTGGTGGATGAGTGCCCTCTGGATCAGGGGCTGCCTAAGCTCTCTGCCGAGGCTGTCTTTGAGAAGTGCAGTCAGATCTCACTATCCCAGTCTACCAGAGCCTGCCCATCAAATAAGTGA
- the Prune1 gene encoding exopolyphosphatase PRUNE1 isoform X1 — protein MEDYLQDCRAALQESRPLHVVLGNEACDLDSMVSALALAFYLTKTSEAEDIFIPVLNIERSELPLRGDNVFFLQEVKIAESALIFRDEIDLLALHQAGQLTLILVDHHMLPKSDAALEEAVAEVLDHRPIEQKYCPPCHVSVELVGSCATLVAERILQGAPETLDRQTAALLHGTIILDCVNMDAKIGKATLKDNEYVEKLEALFPDLPKRKDIFDSLQKAKFDVSGLTTEQMLRKDQKTIYRQGTKVAVSAVYMDLEAFLQRSGLLSDLSAFCQDHSYDALVAMAIFFNTHNEPVRQLAIFCPHEALRMTICGVLEQSTSPALKLTPIPSISAHLQAYLQGNTQVSRKKLLPVLQEALSAYLDSMRTPAGQPEGAVGMSREQADKELDKASNSLIAGLSQDEEDPPLPPTPMNSLVDECPLDQGLPKLSAEAVFEKCSQISLSQSTRACPSNK, from the exons GAGTCCAGGCCTCTACATGTTGTGCTGGGGAATGAAGCCTGCGACTTGGACTCCATGGTGTCTGCCCTTGCCCTGGCCTTCTACCTAACAAAG ACATCTGAAGCAGAGGACATCTTTATACCAGTTTTAAATATAGAGCGCTCTGAGCTTCCTCTCCGAGGGGACAATGTCTTCTTCCTCCAGGAGGTTAAGATCGCAGAGTCAGCACTGATCTTCCGGGATGAGATTGACCTCCTTGCCCTGCACCAGGCTGGCCAGCTCACCCTCATCCTTGTTGACCACCATATGTTACCCAA GAGCGACGCAGCCCTGGAGGAGGCAGTAGCCGAGGTGCTGGACCACCGACCAATCGAGCAGAAATACTGTCCTCCCTGTCACGTTTCAGTTGAGCTGGTGGGGTCCTGTGCCACCCTGGTGGCTGAGAGAATCCTGCAGGGGGCACCAGAGACCTTGGACAGACAAACTGCAGCCCTTCTGCATG GAACCATCATCCTGGACTGTGTCAACATGGATGCCAAAATTGGAAAGGCAACCCTAAAGGACAACGAATATGTGGAAAAACTGGAGGCCCTTTTCCCAGATCTGCCCAAAAGAAAGGACATCTTTGATTCTCTGCAGAAGGCCAAGTTTGATGTCTCAG GATTGACCACTGAGCAGATGCTCAGAAAGGACCAGAAGACCATCTACAGACAAGGTACCAAGGTGGCAGTCAGTGCAGTCTACATGGATTTGGAG GCCTTTCTGCAGCGGTCAGGCCTCCTCTCAGACCTCAGTGCTTTCTGCCAAGATCACAGCTATGATGCCCTGGTTGCCATGGCGATCTTTTTCAACACTCACAACGAGCCAGTACGGCAGCTAGCCATCTTCTGTCCCCACGAGGCACTTCGAATGACA ATCTGTGGAGTCCTGGAACagtccacctccccagccctgaagcTGACACCCATCCCGAGCATCTCTGCTCACCTCCAGGCCTATCTTCAAGGCAACACCCAGGTCTCTCGAAAGAAGCTGCTGCCTGTGCTGCAGGAAGCGCTCTCTGCATATCTCGACTCCATGAGGACGCCTGCAGGGCAGCCGGAGGGCGCAGTGGGTATGTCTAGGGAGCAGGCTGACAAGGAGTTGGACAAGGCGAGTAACTCCCTGATCGCTGGACTGAGTCAAGATGAAGAAGACCCTCCTCTGCCGCCCACGCCCATGAACAGCTTGGTGGATGAGTGCCCTCTGGATCAGGGGCTGCCTAAGCTCTCTGCCGAGGCTGTCTTTGAGAAGTGCAGTCAGATCTCACTATCCCAGTCTACCAGAGCCTGCCCATCAAATAAGTGA
- the Prune1 gene encoding exopolyphosphatase PRUNE1 isoform X3: MRLTSLPCTRLASSPSSLLTTICYPRLTTEQMLRKDQKTIYRQGTKVAVSAVYMDLEAFLQRSGLLSDLSAFCQDHSYDALVAMAIFFNTHNEPVRQLAIFCPHEALRMTICGVLEQSTSPALKLTPIPSISAHLQAYLQGNTQVSRKKLLPVLQEALSAYLDSMRTPAGQPEGAVGMSREQADKELDKASNSLIAGLSQDEEDPPLPPTPMNSLVDECPLDQGLPKLSAEAVFEKCSQISLSQSTRACPSNK; this comes from the exons ATGAGATTGACCTCCTTGCCCTGCACCAGGCTGGCCAGCTCACCCTCATCCTTGTTGACCACCATATGTTACCCAA GATTGACCACTGAGCAGATGCTCAGAAAGGACCAGAAGACCATCTACAGACAAGGTACCAAGGTGGCAGTCAGTGCAGTCTACATGGATTTGGAG GCCTTTCTGCAGCGGTCAGGCCTCCTCTCAGACCTCAGTGCTTTCTGCCAAGATCACAGCTATGATGCCCTGGTTGCCATGGCGATCTTTTTCAACACTCACAACGAGCCAGTACGGCAGCTAGCCATCTTCTGTCCCCACGAGGCACTTCGAATGACA ATCTGTGGAGTCCTGGAACagtccacctccccagccctgaagcTGACACCCATCCCGAGCATCTCTGCTCACCTCCAGGCCTATCTTCAAGGCAACACCCAGGTCTCTCGAAAGAAGCTGCTGCCTGTGCTGCAGGAAGCGCTCTCTGCATATCTCGACTCCATGAGGACGCCTGCAGGGCAGCCGGAGGGCGCAGTGGGTATGTCTAGGGAGCAGGCTGACAAGGAGTTGGACAAGGCGAGTAACTCCCTGATCGCTGGACTGAGTCAAGATGAAGAAGACCCTCCTCTGCCGCCCACGCCCATGAACAGCTTGGTGGATGAGTGCCCTCTGGATCAGGGGCTGCCTAAGCTCTCTGCCGAGGCTGTCTTTGAGAAGTGCAGTCAGATCTCACTATCCCAGTCTACCAGAGCCTGCCCATCAAATAAGTGA
- the Bnipl gene encoding bcl-2/adenovirus E1B 19 kDa-interacting protein 2-like protein isoform X1: MGTRQETGKETLEEGAEKAGASEPGAALSLGELELKEEWQDEEFPRLLPEEASPSGDTEDPQRGSQAGTPSSLALCGQRPMRKRLSAPELQLSLTEGAGENGASPSCSASSSSDGSLDLEVDELETPSDSEQLDSGHEFEWEDDLPRAEGLGASEAAERLGRGCVCDVAGEDGHRWRVFRTGQREQRVDMTIIEPYRKVLSHGGYHGDGLNAVILFASCYLPRSSIPNYTYVMEHLFRYMVGTLELLVAENYLLVHLSGGTSRAQVPPLSWIRQCYRTLDRRLRKNLRALVVVHATWYVKAFLALVRPFISSKFTRKIRFLDSLGELAQLISLEQVHIPEAVRQLDQDLHGSRGT; encoded by the exons ATGGGAACCAggcaagaaacaggaaaagagacatTAGAAGAAGG GGCTGAGAAGGCAGGAGCCTCGGAACCAGGAGCAGCCCTGAGCCTTGGAGAGCTGGAGCTGAAGGAGGAGTGGCAAGATGAAGAGTTTCCTAG ATTGCTTCCGGAGGAGGCTAGCCCATCTGGAGACACTGAAGACCCTCAGAGGGGCTCACAGGCAG GTACCCCCAGCAGTCTGGCCCTGTGTGGTCAGCGCCCTATGCGGAAGCGTCTTTCTGCCCCAGAATTGCAGCTGAGTCTGACTGAGGGAGCAGGAGAAAATGgagcctctccctcctgctctgcaTCTTCCTCTTCTGATGGCAGCTTGGACTTGGAGGTAGACGAATTGGAGACGCCTTCAGACTCTGAGCAGCTGGACAGTGGACACGAGTTTGAATGGGAAG ACGATTTGCCTCGCGCAGAGGGCCTGGGGGCCAGTGAGGCAGCTGAAAGGCTGGGCCGGGGCTGTGTGTGTGACGTGGCTGGAGAAGACGGCCACCGTTGGAGAGTGTTTCGAACAGGACAACGAGAGCAGCGAGTGGACATGACCATCATTGAGCCCTATAGGAAAGTCTTATCTCACGGAG GTTACCATGGCGATGGCCTCAATGCTGTCatcctctttgcttcctgctatCTACCCCGAAGCAGCATCCCCAACTACACCTACGTCATGGAACACCTATTCAG GTATATGGTGGGAACTTTGGAGCTGCTGGTAGCTGAAAACTATCTGCTTGTTCACTTGAGCGGAGGCACAAGCAGGGCCCAAGTGCCCCCTCTGAGCTGGATCCGGCAGTGCTACCGTACCTTGGACAGGAG GCTTCGGAAAAACCTTCGAGCCCTGGTGGTTGTCCACGCTACGTGGTACGTGAAGGCCTTCCTGGCACTGGTTCGGCCCTTCATCAG TTCCAAGTTCACACGAAAGATCCGGTTTCTCGACAGCCTTGGGGAGCTGGCCCAGCTCATCTCGCTAGAGCAAGTGCACATACCTGAAGCTGTCAGACA GTTGGACCAAGATCTTCATGGCTCCAGAGGCACCTAA
- the Bnipl gene encoding bcl-2/adenovirus E1B 19 kDa-interacting protein 2-like protein isoform X2: MGTRQETGKETLEEGLLPEEASPSGDTEDPQRGSQAGTPSSLALCGQRPMRKRLSAPELQLSLTEGAGENGASPSCSASSSSDGSLDLEVDELETPSDSEQLDSGHEFEWEDDLPRAEGLGASEAAERLGRGCVCDVAGEDGHRWRVFRTGQREQRVDMTIIEPYRKVLSHGGYHGDGLNAVILFASCYLPRSSIPNYTYVMEHLFRLRKNLRALVVVHATWYVKAFLALVRPFISSKFTRKIRFLDSLGELAQLISLEQVHIPEAVRQLDQDLHGSRGT, from the exons ATGGGAACCAggcaagaaacaggaaaagagacatTAGAAGAAGG ATTGCTTCCGGAGGAGGCTAGCCCATCTGGAGACACTGAAGACCCTCAGAGGGGCTCACAGGCAG GTACCCCCAGCAGTCTGGCCCTGTGTGGTCAGCGCCCTATGCGGAAGCGTCTTTCTGCCCCAGAATTGCAGCTGAGTCTGACTGAGGGAGCAGGAGAAAATGgagcctctccctcctgctctgcaTCTTCCTCTTCTGATGGCAGCTTGGACTTGGAGGTAGACGAATTGGAGACGCCTTCAGACTCTGAGCAGCTGGACAGTGGACACGAGTTTGAATGGGAAG ACGATTTGCCTCGCGCAGAGGGCCTGGGGGCCAGTGAGGCAGCTGAAAGGCTGGGCCGGGGCTGTGTGTGTGACGTGGCTGGAGAAGACGGCCACCGTTGGAGAGTGTTTCGAACAGGACAACGAGAGCAGCGAGTGGACATGACCATCATTGAGCCCTATAGGAAAGTCTTATCTCACGGAG GTTACCATGGCGATGGCCTCAATGCTGTCatcctctttgcttcctgctatCTACCCCGAAGCAGCATCCCCAACTACACCTACGTCATGGAACACCTATTCAG GCTTCGGAAAAACCTTCGAGCCCTGGTGGTTGTCCACGCTACGTGGTACGTGAAGGCCTTCCTGGCACTGGTTCGGCCCTTCATCAG TTCCAAGTTCACACGAAAGATCCGGTTTCTCGACAGCCTTGGGGAGCTGGCCCAGCTCATCTCGCTAGAGCAAGTGCACATACCTGAAGCTGTCAGACA GTTGGACCAAGATCTTCATGGCTCCAGAGGCACCTAA
- the C3H1orf56 gene encoding protein MENT, producing the protein MVPAACMLLWALLLSLESRAAGAEDQKTNPTATTVRMQRVSFHFGGPARSLRSTNPTARTSISRKLRVTLEDENDALATADRLAVPAAAELLSTVTGYSRSSLSNSGDWEEDGSLEEGVVDTRKTTNNPITIFSTTHTVGSSSTTGRFVANSQEREIRLTTDMRSPSSKTTVDLSSETTLQQWSTPGSTPSPWPKPSLTAMPSPEDLRVVLMPWGPWHCHCKSGTMSRSRAGKLHGLSGRLRVGALNELRTEHRPCTYQLCTCNRQLEECPLDSSLCTDHSCSTHVASTISPIPVHLRRRPILPPTSPSPSPALAFWKRVRIGLEDIWNSLSSVFTETQPIERT; encoded by the exons ATGGTCCCCGCCGCCTGCATGCTGCTCTGGGCCCTGCTGCTAAGTCTGGAGTCCCGGGCGGCGGGGGCCGAAGACCAAAAGACTAACCCGACCGCTACCACGGTTAGGATGCAGCGGGTCAGCTTCCACTTTGGGGGCCCAGCCCGCAGCCTCCGGAGCACAAACCCCACCGCCCGGACCAGTATATCCCGGAAGCTGAGGGTAACCCTGGAGGATGAAAATGATGCCCTGGCCACTGCTGACCGCCTGGCCGTCCCGGCAGCTGCTGAGCTCCTGTCCACCGTGACAGGCTATAGCCGGTCATCATTGTCCAACTCCGGTGACTGGGAGGAGGATGGCTCCTTGGAAGAGGGGGTGGTTGATACCAGAAAAACCACCAACAACCCTATAACTATCTTTTCGACCACCCATACTGTGGGAAGTTCCAGCACTACCGGGAGGTTTGTAGCCAATAGCCAGGAGCGAGAGATTAGGCTGACCACTGATATGCGGTCCCCCAGTTCAAAGACTACTGTGGACCTGTCTTCCGAGACCACCCTGCAACAGTGGTCGACACCTGGGTCCACCCCATCCCCGTGGCCAAAACCCTCACTCACAGCCATGCCATCGCCTGAGGATCTGCGGGTAGTACTGATGCCTTGGGGCCCATGGCACTGCCACTGTAAGTCAGGCACTATGAGTAGGAGCCGAGCTGGCAAGCTGCATGGCCTTTCTGGGCGCCTTCGAGTTGGGGCACTGAACGAACTCCGTACAGAGCACCGGCCTTGCACCTACCAGCTGTGCACTTGCAACAGGCAACTGGAGGAGTGCCCTCTGGACTCGAGTCTCTGTACTGACCATAGCTGCAGCACTCATGTTGCCAGCACAATTTCTCCGATTCCTGTTCACCTGAGACGCAgacccatcctcccacccactaGCCCGAGCCCCAGCCCAGCTCTTGCCTTTTGGAAACGTGTCAGGATTGGCCTGGAGGATATCTGGAATAGCCTCTCTTCAGTGTTCACGGAGACGCAACCA ATAGAAAGAACCTAG